Proteins encoded by one window of Companilactobacillus ginsenosidimutans:
- a CDS encoding glycoside hydrolase domain-containing protein, which translates to MDEWVLKTQKWVNSKYSNVSGYTKCPENGKTGWSTIYSLREGLQHELGISPVSSGYGKTTEAAVSTILSSLVVGYHNNIVKLIQGAFWCKGINPYAFDGQFSEDTCRAIKSLQKNAGVTSNGVMTGDLMKALFDMSAFVLVPGGSSKIRSMQQYLNGSYNQYFGILPCDGIYQRDTNTALIYALQAVEGMDPSTANGFYGPGTINKTPTLRSGDSGPAVRILQYGLLVNEEYGGPFDGVFSASVTSGVISFRKFMKLPPYNDIADLTVIKGLLTSNGNTNRDSIACDTSTQLNSRQIELLKKYGFYVVGRYLTGTVGVGPQRRDKHLTNSEISLINKAGLSIFPIYQDGGWDQDYFTSKQGVKDARLARSAALKLGFPTGSTIYFAVDVDVEGGNIQGTVIPYIRSVSNNLYDFKVGIYGTRNVCSQVLKAGYAKSCFVSDMSTGYSGNLGFRMPDKWSFDQFIEYSIGDLPIDQVASSGRDDGVRKFQHISIPTNNAVKELLGDIKFSWEKKIHLADYGWLSMEFLATKQINLNSGNHGVISIKNGKISLSALSSWFSGHYGTSESFGKLVFDQIDKVKFISKIKNGALEISSTLKSNFEYAVELTFTVFELMKGPIDDAFSLTLQATIKPKEIPGLLEEVVQELNDSFLGKYGTPVAGGLVVVAVVIIAAPGVELAGLAGMVLEFADAMITFISSAITTLGFA; encoded by the coding sequence ATGGATGAATGGGTTCTTAAAACTCAAAAATGGGTCAATAGTAAATATTCTAATGTATCAGGGTATACTAAGTGCCCTGAAAATGGCAAAACAGGATGGAGTACCATTTATTCTCTGAGAGAGGGTTTGCAACATGAATTGGGAATCTCACCAGTATCTTCCGGGTATGGGAAAACAACTGAAGCCGCTGTTTCCACCATCCTAAGTAGTTTAGTAGTTGGTTATCATAATAATATTGTGAAATTAATACAAGGTGCGTTTTGGTGTAAGGGTATTAATCCATACGCCTTTGATGGTCAATTTTCTGAAGACACATGCAGAGCGATTAAGTCTCTGCAGAAGAATGCTGGTGTTACTAGTAATGGAGTTATGACTGGTGATTTGATGAAGGCATTATTTGATATGAGTGCTTTTGTACTCGTTCCAGGAGGTTCATCGAAAATCCGTTCTATGCAACAATATTTAAATGGATCATATAATCAGTATTTTGGTATTTTACCTTGTGATGGTATTTATCAAAGAGATACAAATACAGCATTAATATATGCTCTTCAAGCGGTTGAGGGAATGGATCCTTCAACGGCGAATGGGTTCTACGGTCCTGGGACCATCAATAAAACCCCAACCTTGCGTAGTGGTGATTCTGGCCCAGCGGTTAGAATATTGCAATATGGTTTATTAGTAAATGAAGAGTACGGTGGTCCATTTGATGGTGTGTTTTCTGCTTCTGTAACAAGTGGAGTTATTTCTTTCCGTAAGTTTATGAAACTACCACCATATAATGATATTGCCGACCTGACAGTAATAAAGGGGTTGTTGACCAGTAACGGTAATACAAATAGAGATTCCATTGCATGCGATACATCAACACAATTGAATTCAAGGCAAATTGAACTTCTTAAGAAATATGGATTTTACGTTGTCGGAAGATATTTGACAGGAACTGTTGGTGTTGGACCACAACGGAGAGATAAACATTTAACAAATTCAGAAATAAGCTTGATTAATAAGGCAGGACTTAGTATCTTTCCAATTTATCAAGATGGTGGCTGGGATCAAGATTACTTTACTTCAAAACAAGGAGTTAAAGATGCTAGACTAGCCAGAAGTGCTGCATTAAAGTTAGGCTTCCCAACTGGTTCTACTATTTATTTTGCTGTCGATGTTGATGTTGAAGGAGGAAATATTCAAGGGACTGTAATTCCATATATTAGATCAGTTAGTAATAATTTGTATGATTTTAAGGTTGGAATATACGGGACTAGAAATGTGTGCAGTCAAGTATTGAAGGCAGGATATGCAAAATCATGTTTTGTTTCTGATATGTCCACCGGATACTCGGGTAATCTTGGATTTAGAATGCCAGATAAGTGGTCGTTTGATCAGTTTATTGAATACTCTATTGGTGATTTGCCAATAGACCAAGTAGCATCGTCAGGAAGGGATGACGGTGTGAGGAAATTTCAACATATTTCAATACCAACTAACAATGCAGTTAAAGAATTATTGGGTGATATTAAGTTTAGTTGGGAAAAGAAAATACACCTTGCAGATTACGGCTGGCTTTCAATGGAGTTTTTGGCGACTAAACAGATCAATTTGAACAGTGGCAATCACGGTGTAATATCTATAAAGAATGGGAAAATTTCATTATCGGCACTAAGTAGTTGGTTTTCAGGGCATTACGGAACATCCGAGTCGTTTGGTAAACTGGTTTTTGACCAGATTGATAAGGTTAAGTTTATTTCGAAAATTAAAAATGGGGCACTTGAAATTTCGTCAACATTAAAATCGAACTTTGAGTATGCTGTAGAATTAACATTCACTGTTTTTGAATTAATGAAGGGGCCGATTGATGATGCATTTTCGTTGACACTTCAAGCAACGATTAAACCCAAGGAAATTCCCGGATTACTGGAAGAAGTTGTTCAAGAATTAAATGATAGCTTTTTAGGCAAATATGGGACGCCAGTAGCTGGGGGATTGGTAGTGGTTGCTGTAGTAATCATAGCTGCTCCTGGAGTTGAGTTGGCTGGACTTGCTGGTATGGTATTGGAATTTGCAGATGCAATGATTACCTTTATTTCATCAGCAATCACTACACTAGGGTTTGCTTGA
- a CDS encoding IS3 family transposase, giving the protein MIEALPIALTIFEYWQKTLNSTNHEYALIGIIKYIFKKNNGNYGVERVSPKVRSICKKLGIKVPNHKKIQRLMFENNIKCTKFSKRTSKYDSSKGPTGKKAKYILRRRNNSNRPYQKMTCDVTELKVKNCDKVYIEVIKDIFTKRVLKFELSYHLDLEFSLAPLKRLVKILPETGCRILLHSDQGWQ; this is encoded by the coding sequence ATGATTGAGGCGTTGCCAATTGCATTAACCATTTTTGAATACTGGCAGAAGACTCTTAATTCAACTAATCATGAATACGCATTAATTGGTATTATTAAATATATATTCAAAAAGAATAATGGTAACTATGGTGTTGAGAGAGTATCTCCTAAAGTTCGAAGTATCTGTAAGAAACTTGGAATCAAGGTGCCAAATCATAAAAAAATTCAACGGCTTATGTTTGAAAATAATATCAAGTGTACCAAGTTCTCAAAGAGAACCAGCAAGTATGATTCTTCTAAAGGTCCGACTGGTAAAAAAGCCAAATATATTCTTAGAAGAAGAAATAATTCTAATCGTCCTTACCAAAAGATGACCTGTGATGTTACAGAATTAAAAGTTAAAAACTGCGATAAGGTTTATATAGAAGTAATCAAAGATATATTTACAAAACGTGTCCTGAAATTTGAACTCAGCTATCATCTTGACCTTGAATTCTCATTGGCACCACTTAAGCGATTAGTTAAAATCTTGCCAGAAACAGGATGTAGGATCCTGCTACATTCAGATCAAGGCTGGCAATAA
- a CDS encoding copper homeostasis protein CutC, which produces MYKEIAVENFTNIPHAVLAGANRIELNDNLAVGGTTPSLGVLQETSKYLQEKSIPLVEMIRPRGGNFVYNDIELKMMETDIFQAQKLGIDAVAFGALTSEGELDEDALEMMIGASAGMQVVFHMAFDEIRDDAKQDSIDWLIDHDVDRILTHGGSLETPIEQTLPNIKKYSDYANGKIQILPGGGISFENADSIAKELGVNALHGTKLIDLV; this is translated from the coding sequence ATGTATAAAGAAATTGCAGTCGAAAATTTTACTAATATTCCCCACGCTGTTCTTGCCGGTGCCAACAGAATCGAATTAAACGACAACTTGGCAGTCGGTGGAACAACTCCTAGTTTGGGAGTTCTTCAAGAAACTAGTAAATATCTCCAAGAAAAATCAATTCCCTTGGTCGAAATGATTCGTCCTCGTGGCGGCAATTTTGTCTATAACGATATTGAATTGAAAATGATGGAAACAGATATTTTTCAAGCTCAAAAATTAGGGATAGATGCTGTCGCATTTGGTGCACTAACAAGTGAGGGTGAACTTGATGAAGACGCCTTAGAAATGATGATTGGCGCTTCTGCAGGTATGCAGGTTGTCTTCCACATGGCTTTTGACGAAATTCGCGATGACGCCAAACAAGATTCCATCGATTGGTTGATTGATCATGATGTTGACCGAATCCTAACTCATGGTGGCAGTCTTGAAACTCCAATCGAACAAACTTTGCCTAACATCAAAAAATATTCTGACTATGCTAATGGAAAAATTCAAATTTTGCCCGGTGGCGGGATCTCATTTGAAAATGCCGACTCAATTGCCAAAGAACTTGGCGTGAATGCATTACATGGCACAAAATTAATCGATTTAGTATAA
- a CDS encoding undecaprenyl-diphosphate phosphatase has translation MFIEIIKTIILGIIEGFTEFLPISSTGHLYLADEFVKLNESQAFIHMFMVVIQFGAILAVILIYFHKLNPFSPKKNKVEKNNTWKIWLKVLVAILPSVIIGLPLNDWMDAHLTSWQVISATLLIYGILFIVVENYFKNKTPQYTDLDSLSYKTALGIGLFQVLSLVPGTSRSGATILGGISIGTSRFVATEFSFFLAIPTMFGASLLKIGKYFAKGNTFTGDQTIILLVGTFVSFLVAYASIKFLLNYIKKNDFKAFGWYRIILAIIVIIYFGFMKQA, from the coding sequence ATGTTCATTGAAATAATAAAAACTATTATTTTGGGAATCATTGAAGGTTTTACAGAATTCCTACCAATCAGTTCAACTGGACACTTGTATTTAGCTGATGAATTCGTAAAATTAAATGAATCTCAAGCATTTATCCACATGTTCATGGTGGTTATCCAATTTGGTGCCATTTTGGCAGTTATCTTGATTTATTTCCACAAATTAAATCCCTTTTCACCAAAGAAAAATAAAGTTGAAAAGAATAACACTTGGAAAATTTGGCTAAAAGTTTTAGTTGCCATCCTTCCCTCAGTTATTATTGGTTTGCCATTAAATGATTGGATGGATGCCCATCTAACAAGTTGGCAAGTTATCTCAGCAACCTTATTGATTTATGGTATTTTATTCATCGTTGTTGAAAATTACTTTAAAAACAAAACGCCACAATATACTGATTTAGATTCACTTTCATATAAGACTGCCCTAGGAATTGGTTTATTCCAAGTCCTATCACTAGTTCCTGGTACATCACGTTCAGGTGCTACTATCTTAGGTGGTATCTCAATTGGTACATCAAGATTCGTTGCCACTGAATTCTCATTCTTCTTGGCAATCCCAACAATGTTTGGTGCTAGTCTGTTGAAGATCGGTAAATATTTTGCAAAAGGTAACACCTTCACCGGCGATCAAACAATTATTCTACTTGTTGGTACATTCGTATCCTTCCTTGTTGCTTATGCATCAATCAAGTTCTTACTTAATTATATTAAGAAGAATGACTTCAAGGCATTTGGTTGGTATCGTATAATTTTAGCTATTATCGTTATTATTTACTTTGGTTTTATGAAACAAGCATAA
- a CDS encoding lactonase family protein has product MLENVLLSGYTRKTGKGIYKSQLDTETGELTEPEVYIESNGPTYIDVTNDLKLVAIKKTAGGGGIALYDISGDQPKFLDEDVSETNSPSFVKIDQSRNLVFSAYFHLSKVTIHQITDDNKLELLSTINFEGTGPRAEQDQSKPHYSVVTPDGKLIICDYGTDRISIYDIDDPTDPKLLNNYIAPAGYAPRHLVFHPTKPYIYVACELSSKVLVLKYDADDTRLTLVDEATVAKDEQKNTTAAIRITNDGKYLYVSTRGADTIAAFEINETGDRLKTLGSAKTNGNGPRDFELDPSEKFVLAANQDSDNLTLFKRNPNKGLLSVVKDNIGIPECVCVHFI; this is encoded by the coding sequence ATGTTAGAAAATGTTCTACTAAGTGGCTACACTAGAAAAACCGGAAAAGGTATTTACAAATCACAGTTAGACACCGAAACTGGTGAATTAACTGAACCTGAAGTTTACATTGAATCAAACGGTCCAACTTATATTGATGTTACCAATGATTTGAAATTGGTTGCAATCAAGAAAACTGCAGGCGGTGGTGGTATTGCGCTCTATGATATTAGCGGTGATCAACCCAAATTTTTAGATGAAGATGTTTCTGAAACAAATTCTCCATCGTTTGTAAAAATTGACCAAAGTAGAAATTTAGTTTTCAGTGCATATTTTCATTTAAGCAAAGTAACTATTCATCAAATTACTGATGACAATAAACTTGAGTTACTTTCAACAATTAATTTTGAAGGTACTGGTCCTCGAGCTGAGCAAGATCAATCTAAGCCACACTACAGTGTGGTTACGCCCGATGGAAAGTTAATTATTTGTGACTATGGTACTGATAGGATTTCGATTTATGACATTGACGATCCAACTGACCCAAAGCTATTGAATAATTATATTGCTCCAGCTGGGTATGCACCTAGACATCTTGTCTTTCACCCTACTAAGCCATATATTTACGTCGCATGTGAACTCTCATCAAAAGTATTGGTACTTAAATATGATGCTGATGACACTCGTTTGACTTTGGTTGATGAAGCCACCGTCGCAAAAGATGAACAGAAGAACACTACTGCTGCTATTAGAATTACTAATGATGGCAAGTATTTATACGTCTCAACTCGTGGTGCTGATACAATTGCTGCCTTTGAGATAAATGAAACTGGTGACCGTTTGAAGACACTTGGTTCTGCGAAGACAAATGGTAATGGTCCACGTGACTTTGAATTAGATCCATCAGAGAAATTTGTCCTAGCAGCCAACCAAGATTCAGACAACCTAACTCTTTTCAAACGTAATCCCAACAAAGGACTTTTGTCAGTTGTTAAAGATAATATTGGAATTCCTGAGTGTGTATGTGTACACTTTATCTAG
- a CDS encoding AI-2E family transporter encodes MKESRKEKSWFYRWFLNSQASILLFNILIVFLIIFLFSKISFVFQPVGQILGITMPPVILALILYYLINPLINVLERKFHVNRILSITVVFIIIAALLVWGIMSLIPLVQSQITSLIKNWPSYWDSLNKAIQNLFSDPKMHVFRDRLMSADDSISKNLEKSLDQIVPQTFNNIGSAVGIVTNVVMILLTAPFILFFMLKDDKKFKESIVKFVPNRIKKSTGDMLSEISQSLSSYITGQLTVAFWVAVMFFVGYLIIGQRYALVLGIVAGILNLIPYVGSTLALLPSLVIAFFIAPSMVLKVIIVFLVEQTIETRVISPIIVGNKMQMHPVTTILVLLVSAGMYGLIGMIAGIPIFAILKIICTRIFRWFKRNSNWYSDDDLETDEATNAVPTPEPVTNVEKDSDKNHK; translated from the coding sequence ATGAAAGAATCAAGAAAAGAAAAAAGTTGGTTTTACCGTTGGTTTTTGAATAGCCAAGCAAGCATTCTTTTGTTCAACATCTTGATAGTATTTTTGATTATTTTCTTGTTTTCAAAAATCAGTTTTGTTTTTCAACCAGTCGGACAAATATTAGGTATCACGATGCCACCAGTAATTCTGGCTCTTATTTTATATTATTTAATTAATCCACTGATTAATGTTTTGGAAAGAAAATTTCATGTAAATCGAATTTTATCCATAACAGTCGTTTTCATAATCATTGCGGCATTATTAGTCTGGGGAATTATGTCATTAATTCCTTTGGTGCAAAGTCAGATTACCTCACTAATTAAAAATTGGCCTAGTTATTGGGACTCGTTGAATAAGGCAATTCAAAACTTGTTCTCAGACCCCAAGATGCACGTTTTCAGAGATAGATTGATGTCTGCAGATGACAGCATCAGTAAAAATCTCGAAAAATCATTGGATCAAATCGTTCCACAAACTTTCAACAATATTGGTTCAGCTGTTGGAATTGTGACTAATGTTGTTATGATCCTGCTTACAGCGCCCTTTATTCTGTTCTTTATGTTGAAAGATGATAAGAAGTTTAAAGAATCAATTGTTAAATTTGTTCCGAATAGAATTAAGAAATCAACTGGCGACATGCTTTCAGAAATCAGTCAATCATTGAGTTCGTACATCACAGGACAATTGACTGTAGCATTTTGGGTTGCAGTTATGTTCTTTGTTGGATATCTAATTATCGGACAGCGTTATGCTTTGGTTCTTGGTATTGTTGCTGGTATCCTAAACTTAATCCCATATGTTGGATCAACGTTAGCGTTATTACCATCATTAGTTATTGCATTTTTTATCGCTCCATCGATGGTGTTGAAAGTTATCATCGTCTTCTTAGTTGAACAGACGATTGAGACACGTGTAATCTCACCAATTATTGTTGGTAACAAGATGCAAATGCACCCTGTAACAACAATTCTGGTCTTGTTAGTTTCAGCGGGAATGTACGGGCTAATTGGTATGATTGCCGGAATTCCAATTTTTGCTATTTTGAAAATTATTTGTACGCGTATTTTCAGATGGTTTAAGCGAAATTCAAATTGGTATTCGGATGATGATTTGGAGACGGATGAGGCAACAAATGCTGTTCCGACACCAGAACCAGTAACAAACGTTGAAAAAGATTCCGACAAAAATCACAAATAA
- the trmL gene encoding tRNA (uridine(34)/cytosine(34)/5-carboxymethylaminomethyluridine(34)-2'-O)-methyltransferase TrmL, with translation MTNHIALFEPLMPANTGNIARTCAGTNTKLHLIRPLGFSTDDAHMKRAGLDYWDKVDITYHDDLDDFLNSIPDDQYLYLITKFSDKVYSDQDFSDTSKDHYFLFGKETTGLPEKFMRENPEKCLRIPMSDNIRALNLANTAALVIYEAVRQQNFAGLELTHHYVHDKLD, from the coding sequence ATGACAAATCACATTGCGTTGTTTGAACCATTAATGCCTGCTAATACAGGTAATATCGCTAGAACTTGTGCTGGTACAAATACCAAGTTACATTTGATTAGACCATTAGGTTTTAGTACCGACGATGCTCATATGAAAAGAGCAGGGTTGGATTACTGGGATAAAGTCGATATTACTTATCATGATGATTTGGATGACTTTTTGAACAGTATTCCAGATGACCAATATTTATATTTGATTACTAAATTCTCCGACAAGGTTTATAGTGACCAAGACTTTTCAGATACATCCAAGGATCACTACTTCTTATTTGGAAAAGAGACTACTGGTTTGCCTGAAAAATTCATGCGTGAGAATCCTGAGAAATGTCTTAGAATTCCTATGAGTGATAATATTCGTGCGCTAAACCTTGCTAACACAGCTGCTTTGGTAATTTATGAAGCAGTTCGTCAACAAAACTTTGCCGGATTAGAACTAACACATCACTATGTACACGATAAATTAGACTAA
- a CDS encoding DUF1149 family protein encodes MKTNKGPISVQQYHYDIADPDEEVKSEIQIALEHPELHDEDGKKVEETDGRIYQVVVPFDIHPGNSPFKISGMITQIVQLMDFHGHREDLTSKEVQQISREAIEYIETITYQVTAITLNHGVSLDFSAADSLEPNQHVKDLQEKKNKKD; translated from the coding sequence ATGAAAACAAATAAAGGACCAATTTCAGTTCAACAATATCATTACGACATTGCCGATCCTGACGAAGAAGTTAAATCAGAGATTCAAATTGCTTTGGAGCATCCTGAACTTCATGACGAAGACGGTAAAAAAGTCGAAGAAACTGACGGAAGAATTTATCAAGTTGTCGTGCCTTTTGATATCCATCCTGGAAACTCACCATTCAAGATTTCAGGAATGATCACACAAATTGTTCAACTTATGGATTTCCACGGTCACCGTGAAGATTTAACTAGCAAAGAAGTTCAACAAATCTCGCGTGAAGCAATTGAGTATATTGAGACTATTACGTATCAAGTTACTGCAATTACATTGAATCATGGAGTATCTTTGGACTTTTCTGCAGCAGATAGTTTGGAACCAAATCAACACGTTAAAGACTTGCAAGAAAAGAAAAATAAGAAAGATTAA
- a CDS encoding DNA translocase FtsK: MARRKSARTPRKSPRKNTKKNNVDNIRLIKSVIGLALIIFSVLGLFQLGIVGKFYDNIYRIFVGDSYLFMLLVSIFAGAFLIATGKLPKMNPKRNFGFVFTYMGALVMLHKLMFTKLSLYHNYNLITWNTLTADMSSNSVAHSVGGGMIGSYLYSIFMPLFSNLGTVLIAALLVVVGILMLFNVTMKQVSNVTKETMKHCRNGLVSIKDAFSGKYDNYVDNKETVKAKKAAEPEKTVEREDDKYQDVNSFAKKKKSKTAEPDYDPIPRDEDTGFHIDMPSNPAPTQAPEKPSEPKGKIVSKPYGIDGSTDKDLPTPRSATEHNNVSDDDYKLPSTDLLKQIPHVDQSGEVRLIDDNKDKLKRTFKSFGVDVDVKKASLGPTITKYEVQPAIGVKVSKIVNLADDLALALAAKDIRIEAPIPGKSFVGIEVPNQTISSVSFREITENQKDKTSPLVVPLGKEVSGNIIEADITKMPHLLIAGSTGSGKSVAINTIITGILMKAKPNEVKLILIDPKMVELNVYNGIPHLLIPVVTDARRAAGALQKAVTEMERRYKLFAETNHRNIGEYNDEVDEYNKTAPDDKKMERLPFIVVIVDELSDLMMVAGHEVEAAIVRLAQMARAAGLHIIIATQRPSVDVITGLIKANIPSRIAFAVSSGVDSRTILDSVGAEKLLGRGDMLFQPIGKSKPVRLQGAYISEEEVENVVKYVSSQQQAEYNEDMIPTDVSEDGGSGDEEKPNDEYWDDAVDLIVNQQSASVSMLQRRFSIGYNRAARIVDQMEEKGIVGPPEGSKPRKVLLTPEQLETIRKK, encoded by the coding sequence ATGGCTAGAAGAAAGTCCGCAAGGACGCCTAGAAAGAGTCCCAGAAAAAATACAAAAAAAAATAACGTTGATAATATTAGATTAATTAAATCTGTAATAGGTCTAGCATTGATTATTTTCTCAGTGCTAGGTTTATTTCAGTTGGGTATTGTTGGAAAATTTTACGATAATATTTATCGAATTTTTGTTGGTGACAGTTATTTATTCATGCTGCTCGTCAGCATTTTCGCTGGTGCATTTTTAATTGCTACTGGTAAGCTTCCAAAGATGAATCCGAAACGAAATTTTGGGTTTGTTTTCACATACATGGGCGCGTTAGTTATGTTGCATAAATTAATGTTCACAAAATTATCCTTGTATCACAATTACAATTTGATAACTTGGAATACGTTAACCGCTGATATGTCGAGTAATTCGGTTGCTCATTCAGTTGGTGGTGGAATGATTGGATCTTATTTGTACAGCATCTTTATGCCACTTTTCTCAAATTTAGGAACGGTTTTAATTGCCGCCTTACTCGTGGTTGTCGGAATTTTGATGTTGTTCAATGTAACTATGAAACAAGTTTCAAATGTTACTAAGGAAACGATGAAACACTGTCGCAATGGCTTGGTTAGTATCAAAGATGCCTTTTCAGGAAAATATGACAATTATGTTGATAATAAAGAAACTGTAAAAGCAAAAAAAGCTGCAGAACCTGAAAAAACTGTTGAACGTGAAGATGACAAGTATCAAGACGTTAATAGTTTTGCTAAAAAGAAGAAAAGTAAGACTGCTGAGCCTGATTATGATCCGATCCCACGGGACGAGGATACAGGCTTCCATATTGATATGCCAAGTAATCCAGCGCCAACACAAGCACCAGAAAAACCATCAGAACCAAAAGGTAAGATTGTTTCAAAACCATATGGAATTGATGGGTCAACGGATAAGGATTTGCCAACGCCACGTTCAGCTACAGAACACAACAATGTTTCAGATGACGACTACAAATTGCCCTCAACTGATTTATTGAAACAAATTCCTCATGTTGATCAAAGTGGTGAAGTTCGTTTGATTGATGACAACAAGGACAAGCTTAAACGGACATTCAAGAGTTTCGGTGTTGATGTTGATGTTAAGAAAGCTAGTCTTGGACCAACTATTACCAAATACGAAGTTCAACCTGCTATTGGTGTCAAAGTTAGCAAAATCGTTAACTTGGCTGACGATTTAGCCTTGGCCTTAGCTGCTAAGGATATCCGTATTGAGGCTCCAATTCCTGGTAAATCATTCGTTGGTATTGAAGTTCCCAATCAAACTATTTCTTCAGTTTCATTTAGAGAAATTACTGAAAATCAAAAAGATAAAACTAGTCCGCTAGTTGTTCCACTTGGAAAAGAAGTTTCTGGAAATATTATTGAAGCTGACATTACCAAGATGCCCCATTTACTAATTGCTGGTTCAACAGGTAGTGGTAAATCTGTTGCCATTAACACGATTATTACGGGTATTTTAATGAAAGCTAAGCCAAATGAAGTTAAGCTAATTTTGATTGACCCTAAGATGGTTGAGTTGAATGTCTATAATGGTATTCCCCACTTGCTTATTCCTGTTGTCACTGATGCAAGAAGGGCAGCTGGTGCATTGCAAAAAGCTGTTACTGAGATGGAAAGAAGATATAAACTTTTTGCGGAAACTAATCACCGTAATATTGGTGAGTATAACGATGAAGTCGATGAATACAACAAAACAGCTCCAGATGACAAAAAGATGGAACGTCTGCCATTTATTGTGGTTATTGTCGATGAGCTTTCTGACTTGATGATGGTTGCAGGACATGAAGTTGAAGCTGCTATTGTTCGTTTAGCTCAGATGGCACGTGCCGCGGGATTGCATATTATTATCGCAACACAACGTCCATCTGTTGATGTTATTACTGGTTTGATTAAAGCTAATATTCCATCAAGAATTGCTTTTGCTGTTTCCAGTGGTGTCGATTCGCGTACTATTTTAGATTCCGTTGGAGCCGAAAAGTTACTTGGACGTGGTGATATGCTATTCCAACCAATTGGTAAGAGCAAACCTGTACGTCTTCAAGGTGCTTACATTTCAGAGGAAGAAGTGGAAAATGTCGTTAAGTATGTCAGTTCTCAACAACAGGCTGAATACAACGAAGACATGATTCCGACAGATGTTTCTGAAGACGGTGGATCAGGTGATGAAGAAAAGCCTAACGATGAATATTGGGATGATGCAGTTGATTTAATTGTCAACCAACAGTCAGCCAGTGTATCGATGCTACAAAGAAGATTTTCAATTGGTTATAATAGAGCTGCAAGAATTGTCGACCAGATGGAAGAAAAAGGTATTGTAGGTCCTCCAGAAGGTAGTAAACCGAGAAAAGTTCTACTAACTCCTGAACAACTGGAGACAATTCGGAAAAAATAG